GCCCATCGTGCGGGCGAAGGTGAGCGCCTCGCGGGACGTGAGCGTCACGCCCTGGGGGTCGGTCTCGACGAGGACGAGGATCATGACGACACCACCCCGATGCTGACCAGCATGTCGACGACGGCCTTGGCAGCCTCCGGTCCCTCGCCGAGGACCTCGACGGTGCTCGGCCGTTCGGGTGGCGACGTCAGCCCGAGGCGTCGGGTCGTGGGGGAGACCGTCGTCGAGATCGTCTCGATCGGCAGCTTCTTGGCCTTCATGCGGCCCACGATCGACGGGTAGCGCGGCGCGACGCCGCCCTCCTGGATCGCGACGACGGCGGGGCACGGCAGCTCGTAGATCTCGTCGCCGTCGGGGCCCGAGCCGCGGGCCGTGAGCGTGTCGCCGTCGAGGCTGAGGGTGGAGATGCCGGTGACGACCGGGCGCCCCAGGGCGTACGCCAATCGGACGCCGACCTGGAAGTCGCCGCTGTC
Above is a genomic segment from Aeromicrobium chenweiae containing:
- a CDS encoding electron transfer flavoprotein subunit beta/FixA family protein; the encoded protein is MTDVLVCIKRVPETSSQVLLSEDGMSVDARHVGHTVSPHEEAAVEIAIQVAEASGGTATVLTLGPADAVEQLRDAIAVGCTRAIHVEADSESFGPADVAAAIAEVVRGEDFGLVLVGNDAADSGDFQVGVRLAYALGRPVVTGISTLSLDGDTLTARGSGPDGDEIYELPCPAVVAIQEGGVAPRYPSIVGRMKAKKLPIETISTTVSPTTRRLGLTSPPERPSTVEVLGEGPEAAKAVVDMLVSIGVVSS